One genomic segment of Panicum virgatum strain AP13 chromosome 2N, P.virgatum_v5, whole genome shotgun sequence includes these proteins:
- the LOC120659507 gene encoding putative disease resistance protein RGA4, translating into MPSPQFRLVDFYGCLVGSQRGRAKCHRGITASPPSPSAVVREASIHHRRLPPPSGSTDGGGGEPRPACCGRWRSCRPRGREHPGPRRRSRPPRLHLRGVETNRAGRRATSSSPSTISRLHHLSHESAMGTDCAVIATQPSEIEDALHLARHLYLSVDQPEILLNASLEKGSPVFQTLICDGHVFQDMKILSKYNSIRALKINRGSFLRPKYLHHLRYLDLSESDIRALPEDISILYHLQTLDLFDCGDLQRLPKELKYLTSLRHLYSHKCPKLKSMPAELGHLTSLQTLTCFVVGTDSDCSNVGELQNLDLGGKLELRQLENVTGANVAQAASLANKKKLTELELVWTDSDQEALNNNHEEVVEGLKPHDGLKVLRIYSCGRSTLPTWINILNGMMELKLSGCKKLEKLPALWQLPVLEILHLVELESLHCLCSSATTPVTFQ; encoded by the exons ATGCCCTCTCCACAGTTTAGATTGGTTGACTTCTATGGCTGCTTGGTTGGCAGCCAACGTGGGAGAGCGAAATGCCACCGTGGCATCAccgcctctcctccctctccctctgctGTGGTGAGGGAAGCTTCCATCCAtcaccgccgcctcccgccaccatccggatctacggacggcggcgggggcgagccgCGGCCGGCCTGTTGCGGGAGATGGCGGAGTTGCCGGCCGCGAGGGCGCGAACACccagggccgcgccgccgctctcggcctcctcggctccaCCTCCGCGGCGTCGAGACGAACCGGGCAGggcgccgcgccacctcctcctcgccgtcaaCGATCTCCAGGCTCCACCACCTCTCACATG AGTCTGCTATGGGAACAGATTGTGCTGTAATAGCTACACAGCCGAGCGAAATTGAGGATGCTCTTCATTTAGCTCGTCATTTGTATTTATCAGTGGATCAACCGGAAATTCTTCTGAATGCTTCCCTAGAGAAAGGATCTCCAGTTTTCCAAACATTGATATGTGATGGACATGTATTTCAAGATATgaagatattatcaaaatacAACTCTATCAGAGCTTTAAAGATCAACCGAGGCTCATTCCTAAGGCCAAAATATCTTCATCACCTAAGGTATCTTGATCTCTCAGAAAGTGATATTAGAGCACTTCCTGAAGACATTAGCATCCTATATCATCTGCAAACACTAGACCTTTTTGATTGTGGTGATCTTCAGCGACTTCCAAAGGAACTGAAGTATTTGACTTCCCTCCGTCACCTCTATAGTCACAAATGTCCAAAGTTGAAAAGCATGCCCGCAGAGCTCGGACACCTCACTTCCCTGCAGACACTTACATGCTTTGTTGTAGGTACTGACTCCGATTGCAGTAATGTGGGAGAGCTGCAGAATTTGGACCTTGGCGGTAAACTAGAGCTAAGACAGCTCGAAAATGTGACAGgagcaaatgttgcacaagcTGCAAGTCTTGCAAATAAGAAAAAACTGACTGAACTGGAGTTAGTATGGACTGATAGTGACCAGGAGGCACTGAATAATAATCATGAAGAGGTGGTGGAAGGTCTCAAACCTCATGATGGGCTGAAGGTCCTGAGGATATATTCTTGTGGGAGAAGTACTTTGCCAACGTGGATTAATATTTTGAATGGCATGATGGAGCTTAAGTTATCAGGTTGCAAAAAGCTCGAGAAGCTTCCTGCACTCTGGCAATTACCAGTTCTGGAAATTCTTCACCTGGTAGAATTGGAGAGCTTACATTGTTTGTGCAGTAGCGCTACTACACCTGTCACATTTCAATAA
- the LOC120659511 gene encoding disease resistance protein TAO1-like, producing the protein NCASLVEVPNLPASVKELSIEECDNIKSIIFSLQEDTRLVSGEGVAQQDTSSLIPGSSSSEATASTAVLNLSSAANHCFLPCLESLEIRSCDGLSEFANLPPSIKTLDIKNCGNLQSLSGQLGAVQKISISSCSRLESLESCLGELRSLEELDLFRCQSLVSLPDGPQAYSSLRHLFIRRCDGIKFLPRSLQSRLDGLELKILDAGYKEPKTWKCAMRSLVCLK; encoded by the exons AATTGCGCATCTTTGGTAGAGGTCCCCAACCTGCCGGCATCTGTCAAGGAATTAAGTATTGAGGAGTGCGATAATATCAAGTCCATCATATTCAGTCTGCAGGAGGATACGAGGTTGGTGAGTGGAGAAGGTGTTGCACAGCAGGACACGTCATCATTAATTCCAGGGTCCAGCAGTAGTGAGGCCACGGCATCTACAGCTGTACTGAACCTGTCATCAGCAGCCAACCATTGCTTCCTTCCATGCCTAGAATCTCTAGAAATACGGTCGTGTGATGGTTTGTCAGAGTTTGCCAATCTTCCTCCGTCTATCAAGACCTTGGACATTAAGAACTGCGGCAATCTTCAATCCCTGTCAGGACAGCTAGGTGCCGTCCAAAAAATTAGTATTAGCTCATGCAGTCGGTTGGAATCACTGGAATCTTGCTTAGGAGAGCTCCGGTCGCTGGAAGAGCTCGACCTTTTTCGTTGCCAAAGCCTGGTATCCTTACCGGATGGGCCTCAAGCATACTCATCTCTTAGACATCTTTTTATTCGACGTTGTGATGGTATAAAGTTTCTCCCGCGGAGCCTACAGAGCCGTTTGGATGGCCTCGAGTTGAAAATTCTAGATGCTGGTTACAAAG AACCAAAGACCTGGAAATGTGCAATGAGGAGCCTGGTGTGCTTGAAATAG
- the LOC120659508 gene encoding putative disease resistance protein RGA4, with protein MAEVLATMVVGPLVSMVKDKASSYLLDQYKVMEGMEEQHKLLKRKLPAILDVITDAEEQAAAKREGAKVWLEEVRKVAYQANDVLDEFKYEALRCKAKEVQYKALGMDVIKLFPSHDRIVFRYKMANKLHMILQEIDVLIAEMNAFRFKFKPGPPEPTNYLRQNNSDIIDPTNIVSRSRANEKKKVVRILLAQVGNENLTVHPIVGMGGLGKTTLAQLIYNDSEIQKHFELRLWVCVSDNFDVDSLADRIVKENGCKPDGSSALEKLQNAVSGKRFLLVLDDVWSRDEHNWERLKSYLQHGRKGSSLLTTTRDDKVAQLTGTTEAHNLNSLDEIYIKEIIETKAFSLRQVEQRPRELVDMVGELVKRCCGSPLAATALGSVLRTKTSKKEWDAVLNRSMICNEENVMAYKPSVCILIMF; from the coding sequence ATGGCTGAGGTACTGGCCACCATGGTGGTCGGGCCGCTGGTGTCCATGGTGAAGGACAAGGCCTCCAGCTACCTCCTGGACCAGTACAAGGTGATGGAGGGCATGGAGGAGCAGCACAAGCTTCTCAAGCGCAAGCTGCCAGCAATCCTGGATGTCATCACCGACGCCGAGGAGCAAGCAGCAGCCAAGAGAGAAGGGGCGAAAGTTTGGTTGGAGGAGGTCCGGAAGGTTGCCTACCAAGCGAATGATGTCCTCGACGAGTTCAAGTACGAGGCGCTGCGCTGCAAAGCCAAGGAGGTGCAGTACAAGGCACTCGGCATGGATGTAATAAAGCTCTTCCCTTCTCACGACCGTATTGTTTTCCGTTACAAGATGGCAAACAAGCTCCATATGATCTTGCAAGAAATTGATGTCCTCATCGCAGAGATGAATGCATTTAGGTTCAAGTTCAAACCAGGGCCGCCAGAGCCCACAAATTACTTGAGGCAGAATAATTCTGATATCATTGACCCAACAAACATTGTCAGCAGATCGAGAGCTAATGAGAAGAAGAAGGTTGTTCGTATATTGCTTGCTCAAGTGGGTAATGAGAATCTCACGGTCCATCCAATTGTTGGTATGGGAGGGTTGGGCAAGACCACCTTAGCACAGCTCATTTACAATGATTCTGAAATCCAGAAGCATTTCGAGTTGCGGCTTTGGGTGTGTGTCTCTGATAACTTTGATGTGGATTCCTTGGCTGATAGAATAGTGAAAGAGAATGGTTGCAAACCAGATGGAAGTTCAGCACTAGAGAAGCTTCAAAATGCAGTGAGTGGGAAGAGGTTCCTCCTCGTATTGGATGATGTCTGGAGCCGTGATGAGCACAATTGGGAAAGGCTGAAGTCCTACCTTCAACATGGTCGCAAAGGCAGCTCACTGCTGACAACAACCCGTGATGACAAAGTTGCTCAGCTAACGGGTACAACAGAAGCTCACAATCTCAATAGCTTGGATGAAATCTACATAAAGGAAATTATTGAAACAAAAGCATTCAGTTTGAGACAAGTAGAGCAAAGGCCTCGTGAACTAGTTGACATGGTTGGTGAACTTGTGAAGAGATGTTGCGGCTCTCCTTTGGCTGCCACAGCTTTGGGCTCTGTACTGCGTACCAAGACTAGCAAGAAAGAATGGGATGCTGTACTAAATAGAAGCATGATTTGTAATGAGGAAAATGTGATGGCATATAAGCCTAGTGTTTGTATCTTAATTATGTTTTAG
- the LOC120659510 gene encoding uncharacterized protein LOC120659510 has translation MHKLVAWLDAAVIQGEGLIFPEVEELVIRMCGKLIALPKAASVTTESSGGVDTKCRSAFPALRNMTLIDLNMFNRWEAVEGTLGEGVTFPRLKELYISNCASLSALPKGSLLVKQSFGGAEIVCRRSAFPALRKLRLSGLSALERWGAVEETPGEEVTFPLLEDLEIVECPKLTDLPEASKPNVLAISGSGQQISLQAASKYIPSLSSLRLDVSPNDTETTLLHAKQKWNHERTLARMSLSRCNLLFSSHLNALALWTCFAHLVDLSILECDALATGQKTCSRS, from the coding sequence ATGCATAAACTTGTGGCATGGTTGGATGCAGCTGTGATACAAGGAGAAGGGCTTATATTTCCCGAGGTTGAGGAGCTGGTGATCCGCATGTGTGGAAAATTGATAGCATTACCAAAAGCAGCATCAGTGACTACGGAATCGTCTGGCGGAGTTGACACTAAGTGCCGCTCCGCATTTCCAGCATTGAGAAACATGACGTTAATTGATTTGAATATGTTTAACAGATGGGAGGCAGTCGAAGGAACTCTAGGAGAAGGGGTAACATTTCCTCGGCTCAAGGAATTGTACATCTCTAATTGTGCAAGTCTCAGTGCACTGCCAAAAGGGTCATTATTGGTTAAACAATCATTTGGCGGAGCTGAAATTGTGTGCCGCCGCTCTGCATTTCCAGCACTGAGGAAACTACGCTTATCTGGTTTGTCGGCCCTTGAGAGGTGGGGGGCAGTCGAAGAAACTCCGGGGGAAGAGGTAACATTTCCTCTGCTGGAGGACTTGGAAATTGTTGAGTGCCCGAAGTTGACTGATCTACCTGAAGCATCGAAGCCAAATGTATTAGCCATCAGTGGAAGTGGTCAACAAATATCCCTGCAGGCAGCTAGCAAATACATTCCTTCACTGTCCAGTCTGAGACTGGACGTGTCACCCAATGACACGGAAACAACATTGCTGCATGCCAAGCAGAAATGGAATCATGAACGAACCCTGGCAAGGATGAGCTTATCTAGGTGCAACCTTTTGTTCTCATCCCACTTGAATGCACTAGCGTTGTGGACATGTTTTGCACATCTAGTAGATTTGTCAATTTTGGAATGTGATGCTCTTGCTACTGGCCAGAAAACGTGTTCCAGGTCCTAG